One part of the Mytilus trossulus isolate FHL-02 chromosome 11, PNRI_Mtr1.1.1.hap1, whole genome shotgun sequence genome encodes these proteins:
- the LOC134689625 gene encoding fatty acid hydroxylase domain-containing protein 2-like, translating to MGAWSCLLLSGIEGSKGFLHQLYAASGNFWQNLWDSVYKLFGRNDFAVGVIGSILFTNCVIWGANAIFLVLDTTGKPGFFMKYKVQMDKNVPVDRKKLKKAVKLVLFNGFVVAFPMTLLGIYTMKLRGCAFSGDLPTFTRVVVELIMFSLVEEFGFYYSHRLMYHPNVYKYIHKIHHEWTAPIGIICIYAHPLEHCIVNMMPVILGPIIMGSHLATAWVWYFITLMSTTISHCGYHFPFLPSQEAHDFHHQMFMNCFGVLGILDRLHGTDNIFRANKAYKRDKILLSLTPMSQQYPD from the exons ATGGGAGCTTGGAGTTGTTTACTTCTTAGCGGTATTGAAGGAAGCAAAGG gTTCCTGCATCAATTGTATGCAGCATCAGGAAATTTCTGGCAGAACCTATGGGATAGTGTGTATAAATTGTTTGGGAGGAATGATTTTGCAGTTGGAGTTATAG gatcaattttatttactaattGTGTAATATGGGGTGCTAATGCTATATTTCTTGTACTAGACACAACTGGAAAACCAGGTTTTTTTATGAAGTATAAAGttcaaatggacaaaaatgtacct GTTGATAGAAAGAAGTTAAAGAAGGCTGTGAAACTTGTTCTATTTAATGGATTTGTTGTTGCATTTCCAATGACATTGTTAGGAATTTACACGATGAAATTGCGTGGATGTGCTTTTAGCGGTGACCTACCTACATTTACCCGTGTGGTGGTAGAATTAATAATGTTTAGTTTAGTTGAAGAATTTGGATTCTACTATTCTCACAG GCTGATGTACCATCCGAACGTTTATAAGTACATCCATAAGATACACCATGAATGGACAGCTCCTATAGgcattatatgtatatatgctCATCCGTTAGAGCACTGTATCGTCAATATGATGCCTGTCATTCTAGGACCAATAATAATGGGATCACACTTAGCTACAGCATGGGTGTGGTATTTTATTACACTTATGTCCACAACTATATCCCATTGTGGTTATCATTTCCCTTTCCTGCCATCACAAGAAGCACACGATTTTCACCATCAAAT GTTTATGAACTGTTTTGGTGTCCTCGGTATTCTTGATCGTCTCCATGGAACAGACAACATTTTCAGGGCCAACAAAGCATACAAAAGAGACAAGATATTACTTAGTCTGACACCAATGTCTCAACAATATCCAGATTAA